From Vogesella sp. XCS3, the proteins below share one genomic window:
- a CDS encoding nuclear transport factor 2 family protein — protein sequence MNPALARHLDWFATLSPATLDEIDAVYADGASFRDPFNAIKGRSQIKALYASMFRSLAEPRFVIGEVIGQGDKAFVTWDFTFAMLGKPQCIHGGTLFVLGSDGRIVDHRDYWDAAEGLYEKLPLLGGLLRCLKRRVA from the coding sequence ATGAATCCTGCACTTGCCCGCCACCTGGACTGGTTTGCAACCCTTTCCCCCGCCACGCTGGACGAAATCGACGCGGTATACGCCGACGGTGCCAGCTTTCGTGACCCCTTTAACGCCATCAAAGGCCGGTCGCAGATCAAGGCCTTGTACGCAAGCATGTTCCGCAGCCTGGCCGAGCCACGCTTTGTGATTGGCGAGGTTATCGGTCAGGGTGACAAGGCCTTTGTTACCTGGGATTTCACCTTTGCCATGCTAGGCAAGCCGCAGTGCATCCACGGCGGCACCTTGTTTGTACTGGGCAGCGATGGCCGCATCGTGGACCACCGTGACTACTGGGACGCCGCCGAGGGCTTGTACGAAAAGCTGCCATTACTGGGCGGCCTGCTGCGCTGTCTGAAACGGCGCGTGGCATAA
- a CDS encoding MerR family transcriptional regulator — protein sequence MNELPENDATGLPIAAIERETGIPKDLLRMWERRYGFPQPARDAAGDRLYSQADLVRLKLIRRLLDLGFRPGKLMAMSDAQLQALTTEHTPQRQVSDVCQGLLGALQSHDAQATRAYLRHRMLELGLRRFACDFLPEANQLVGDAWMRGELQIAEEHLYSEAVSRVMRETLAAIPAGAMSPRVMLTTPPGELHVLGLLMVEALLRLAGCDAIAFGAQMPLQDVAFAAEKHQVDIVVLSFSGAYEGSVQAVAEQLRALLPAATQLWLGGKGCRGLRQLPQGVTHLQEPGQLDELVAQWRARPAG from the coding sequence ATGAACGAACTGCCCGAAAACGACGCCACCGGCCTGCCCATTGCCGCCATCGAGCGAGAGACCGGCATCCCCAAAGACCTGCTGCGCATGTGGGAGCGCCGCTACGGTTTCCCGCAGCCCGCGCGCGACGCCGCCGGCGACCGCCTGTACTCGCAGGCCGATCTGGTGCGGCTGAAACTGATTCGCCGCCTGCTCGACCTGGGGTTTCGCCCCGGCAAGCTGATGGCCATGAGCGACGCCCAGCTGCAAGCCCTCACCACCGAGCACACGCCGCAGCGCCAGGTATCCGACGTATGCCAGGGCTTGCTGGGCGCGCTGCAAAGCCACGATGCGCAAGCAACGCGGGCCTACTTGCGCCACCGCATGCTGGAGCTGGGGCTGCGCCGCTTTGCCTGCGACTTTTTGCCCGAGGCCAACCAGCTGGTAGGCGATGCGTGGATGCGCGGCGAGTTGCAGATTGCCGAAGAACATTTGTACTCCGAGGCGGTAAGCCGGGTGATGCGGGAAACCCTGGCGGCCATTCCGGCCGGTGCCATGTCGCCCCGCGTGATGCTGACCACGCCACCGGGCGAGTTGCATGTGCTGGGCCTGCTGATGGTGGAGGCGCTGCTACGCCTGGCCGGTTGCGACGCCATCGCCTTCGGCGCGCAGATGCCGCTGCAGGACGTGGCATTTGCCGCAGAAAAGCACCAGGTGGATATCGTGGTGCTGTCGTTCTCCGGTGCGTACGAGGGCAGTGTGCAGGCTGTGGCCGAACAGCTGCGTGCACTATTGCCTGCCGCGACGCAGCTGTGGCTGGGGGGCAAGGGCTGCCGCGGGCTGCGCCAGCTGCCGCAGGGTGTTACCCATCTGCAGGAACCCGGCCAGCTGGACGAGCTGGTAGCGCAGTGGCGCGCCCGACCTGCCGGCTAG
- a CDS encoding DUF1841 family protein has protein sequence MFAPSRQDARRFFFDTWQKQQAGHPLSDLEKLLASVIAAHPEYHTILSRPEQYGEREWLPEQGETNPFMHMSMHLAVEEQLSIDQPFGIRALYQQLLAKTGSEHDAQHEVIDCLGEMIWQAQRYGGGPDVNVYLSCIRGKLGQDPEDERRLNLKDMDD, from the coding sequence ATGTTTGCACCCAGCCGGCAGGATGCCCGCCGTTTCTTTTTTGATACCTGGCAAAAACAGCAAGCCGGCCACCCGCTCAGCGACCTGGAAAAGCTGCTCGCCAGCGTGATCGCCGCCCACCCCGAGTACCACACCATCCTTAGCCGCCCCGAGCAGTACGGCGAGCGCGAATGGCTGCCGGAGCAAGGTGAAACCAACCCCTTCATGCACATGAGCATGCACCTGGCGGTAGAAGAACAGCTGTCCATCGACCAGCCTTTCGGCATTCGTGCCCTGTACCAGCAACTGCTCGCCAAAACCGGCAGCGAACACGACGCGCAGCACGAGGTGATCGACTGCCTGGGCGAAATGATCTGGCAGGCGCAGCGCTACGGCGGCGGGCCGGATGTCAACGTGTACCTGTCCTGTATTCGCGGCAAACTGGGCCAAGACCCGGAAGACGAACGCCGCCTGAACCTGAAAGACATGGACGACTAA
- a CDS encoding glutathione peroxidase: MTTLASFAANLADGRPQPLADYLGQVVLVVNTASECGYTRQYQGLQELQAALGARGFTVLAFPCNQFGGQEPGSADDIATFCQTRFGVSFPLFAKGDVNGPAASLLWQWLSGVESGHPHPVKWNFTKFLIDRKGRLVKRYEPAAEPHELLPDIEALLGG, translated from the coding sequence ATGACCACGCTTGCCAGTTTTGCGGCCAACCTGGCCGATGGCCGCCCGCAGCCCCTGGCCGATTACCTGGGCCAGGTGGTGCTGGTGGTGAATACCGCCAGCGAATGCGGCTATACCCGCCAGTACCAGGGCCTGCAAGAGCTGCAGGCCGCCCTGGGGGCGCGCGGCTTTACCGTACTGGCTTTCCCGTGCAACCAGTTTGGCGGCCAGGAGCCGGGCAGCGCCGACGACATCGCTACCTTTTGCCAGACACGCTTTGGCGTGAGCTTCCCGCTATTTGCCAAAGGGGACGTCAACGGCCCGGCCGCCAGCCTGCTGTGGCAATGGCTCAGCGGTGTGGAAAGCGGCCACCCGCACCCGGTAAAGTGGAACTTCACCAAGTTCCTGATCGATCGCAAAGGCCGGCTGGTCAAACGCTACGAGCCAGCGGCCGAGCCGCACGAGCTGCTGCCGGATATCGAGGCGCTGCTGGGCGGCTAG
- the trmB gene encoding tRNA (guanosine(46)-N7)-methyltransferase TrmB → MENPGFKRAIRSFVLRQGHLSASQQRAIDEGMPRWGIEYRPEQLDLAQAFGRDAPKILEIGFGMGGATAEIAANMPHNDYLGVEVHSPGVGNLFKLIEEKQLTNLRLLRHDAVEVLDNMLADGSLDGVHIFFPDPWHKKRHNKRRLIQAPLVEKLVKKLKPGGYLHAATDWEDYAIQILEVFNGNADLQNTAEAYAPRPDYRPLTKFEARGIRLGHGVWDIIFTRK, encoded by the coding sequence ATGGAAAATCCAGGCTTCAAGCGCGCCATCCGCAGCTTTGTACTGCGTCAGGGCCACCTCTCCGCTTCCCAGCAACGCGCCATCGATGAAGGCATGCCGCGCTGGGGTATCGAATACCGCCCCGAGCAACTGGACCTGGCCCAGGCCTTTGGCCGCGACGCGCCCAAGATTCTGGAAATCGGCTTTGGCATGGGCGGCGCTACCGCCGAGATTGCGGCCAACATGCCGCATAACGACTACCTGGGCGTAGAAGTCCACAGCCCGGGCGTAGGCAACCTGTTCAAGCTGATCGAAGAAAAGCAGCTCACCAACCTGCGCCTGCTGCGCCACGACGCGGTAGAAGTGCTGGACAATATGCTGGCCGACGGCAGCCTGGACGGCGTGCATATTTTCTTCCCCGACCCGTGGCACAAAAAGCGCCATAACAAGCGCCGCCTGATCCAGGCCCCGCTGGTAGAAAAGCTGGTAAAAAAGCTGAAGCCGGGCGGCTACCTGCACGCCGCCACCGACTGGGAAGACTACGCCATCCAGATTCTGGAAGTCTTCAACGGCAACGCCGACCTGCAAAACACTGCCGAAGCGTACGCGCCGCGCCCGGACTACCGCCCGCTGACCAAGTTCGAAGCCCGCGGCATCCGCCTGGGCCACGGCGTGTGGGACATCATCTTTACCCGCAAGTAA
- a CDS encoding SDR family oxidoreductase gives MRTLLILGSGDVALRALPLLTPHWRVIALIRRPEAAAAWRALGARPLLADLDDKNSLSRIAGLADAVLYTAPPPEQGRIDPRMRKVLSQLAKTGSLPQQIVYISTSGVYGNADGKWLSETAPLRPSSPRAQRRVDAERCLRAFAVEHGTALTILRAPGIYAAERLPLARLQNGTPLINASEDSISNHIHASDLARLCAAALQRRRSGIRVYNACDSQPLPVGEWYDQLANTLGLPRAPRLPRAQVQQQVSPGLWSFMAESRRLSNARVLRELPGCLHYPTVSHLLRTLAP, from the coding sequence ATGCGAACCTTGTTGATACTGGGCAGCGGCGATGTCGCCTTGCGCGCCCTCCCCCTGCTGACGCCACACTGGCGAGTCATTGCACTGATACGCCGCCCGGAAGCGGCCGCCGCCTGGCGCGCGCTTGGAGCCCGCCCCTTGCTGGCCGACCTGGACGACAAAAACAGCCTGTCGCGCATTGCCGGGCTGGCCGACGCCGTGCTGTACACCGCACCGCCGCCAGAACAGGGCAGGATAGACCCCAGAATGCGCAAGGTCTTGTCGCAGCTGGCAAAAACGGGGAGTCTACCACAGCAAATCGTCTATATCAGCACCAGCGGCGTGTACGGCAATGCCGATGGCAAGTGGCTGAGCGAGACCGCCCCGCTGCGGCCAAGCTCCCCGCGCGCCCAGCGCCGCGTGGACGCCGAACGCTGCCTGCGCGCCTTTGCCGTAGAGCACGGCACCGCACTCACCATTCTGCGCGCCCCCGGCATCTACGCCGCCGAGCGCCTGCCGCTGGCCCGCCTGCAAAACGGCACCCCGCTGATCAACGCCAGCGAAGACAGCATCAGCAACCACATTCACGCCAGCGACCTGGCGCGTCTGTGCGCCGCCGCCCTGCAGCGCCGCCGCAGCGGCATTCGCGTGTACAACGCCTGCGATAGCCAGCCCCTGCCGGTAGGCGAATGGTACGACCAGCTGGCCAACACCCTGGGCCTGCCACGCGCGCCGCGCCTGCCACGCGCCCAGGTGCAGCAGCAGGTTTCGCCCGGCTTGTGGTCTTTCATGGCCGAGTCGCGCCGCCTGAGCAACGCCCGTGTGCTGCGCGAGCTGCCCGGCTGCCTGCACTACCCCACCGTTAGCCACCTGCTGCGCACACTGGCGCCATAG
- a CDS encoding CDP-6-deoxy-delta-3,4-glucoseen reductase, giving the protein MTCQVKVLPSGHSFGVEAHETILEAALRQSVGLPYGCRDGACGACKGKVVEGEVEHGGAQDKALSAADRAQGMALFCCAKPKGDLTIEAREVAGVGDIQIKTLPCRVEKIDKIHDVAVLKLKLPVSERLQFKAGQYIDILMKDGKKRSFSIANAPHDDAFIELHIRHQPGGSFSDYVFNTMKEKEIMRFKGPLGSFFLREDSDKPIIMVASGTGFAPIKGIIEHAIHQGINRPIVFYWGARTPADLYLAEMAGQWQAQHANITFIPVVSDALPEHNWLGRTGFVHQAVLDDFDSLAGYQVYACGAPVMVEAAHTAFIGERSLPADEFFSDAFFLSKDMGSASK; this is encoded by the coding sequence ATGACGTGTCAGGTAAAGGTGCTTCCAAGCGGCCATTCTTTTGGCGTAGAAGCGCATGAAACCATTCTGGAAGCGGCATTGCGCCAGTCTGTCGGCCTGCCGTACGGCTGCCGCGATGGTGCCTGCGGCGCTTGCAAGGGCAAGGTTGTAGAGGGTGAGGTAGAACACGGCGGTGCGCAGGACAAGGCGCTGTCGGCCGCTGATCGTGCCCAGGGCATGGCGCTGTTCTGCTGTGCCAAACCCAAGGGCGACCTGACCATCGAGGCGCGCGAAGTAGCGGGTGTCGGTGATATCCAGATCAAGACCCTGCCGTGCCGCGTGGAAAAAATCGACAAGATCCACGACGTGGCCGTGCTGAAGCTGAAGCTGCCGGTGTCCGAACGCCTGCAATTCAAGGCTGGCCAGTACATCGATATCCTGATGAAAGACGGCAAGAAGCGCAGCTTCTCCATTGCTAACGCACCGCACGACGACGCGTTCATCGAGCTGCATATCCGCCACCAGCCTGGCGGCTCGTTCTCCGACTACGTGTTCAACACCATGAAAGAGAAAGAGATTATGCGCTTCAAGGGCCCGCTGGGCTCGTTCTTCCTGCGCGAAGATTCCGATAAGCCCATCATCATGGTGGCCAGCGGTACCGGCTTTGCCCCGATCAAGGGCATTATCGAGCACGCCATTCACCAGGGCATTAACCGCCCCATCGTGTTCTACTGGGGCGCCCGCACCCCGGCCGACCTGTACCTGGCCGAGATGGCAGGCCAGTGGCAGGCACAGCACGCCAACATCACCTTTATCCCGGTGGTGTCGGACGCGCTGCCCGAGCACAACTGGCTGGGCCGCACCGGCTTCGTGCACCAGGCGGTGCTGGACGACTTCGATAGCCTGGCCGGTTATCAGGTGTACGCCTGCGGCGCGCCGGTGATGGTAGAGGCCGCGCATACTGCCTTTATCGGCGAGCGCAGCTTGCCGGCAGACGAGTTCTTCTCGGATGCTTTCTTCCTGTCCAAGGACATGGGTAGCGCCAGCAAGTAA
- a CDS encoding HD-GYP domain-containing protein, with protein MHRESDSLLTLESVNQHFLANLQSADKQVAVHASQDILAANGTKLLARGARIDSRSSELLANHRLRQPLETQLQVDTSSLLAHLREGMQQLLADDPLLAAWLEQGQRALQRELVVLSLPPLAAQALQLIANRFPDVFRHSLRVAALAWSLAPSPRDAQLLLVAGLLHDVGYLYLDPAIWQQGGPLSADAWRQFDAHPLIGYVWASELRAVPPEVANLILQHHERVDGSGYPRQLRGEAVGHNAEVLALAEMAAGIFEHARQPVGQLQVALKLLPGQFSAAVRVPAQLRAARLPRESGLLQPVDALQSSLHQLLLRFARVHEVMQHIESQTMGEAGWQLFGHLAMRLNSIQRAFNSVGLDMLTKHAPEGEGHEPLWQELAWVINETNWLSRHLSRDLTRQRLKLAAAESELFEPLVVLFLGLTSKTVTAGL; from the coding sequence ATGCATCGCGAGTCAGATTCACTGTTGACGCTGGAAAGTGTCAACCAGCATTTCCTGGCCAACCTGCAGTCAGCAGACAAGCAGGTCGCCGTGCATGCCAGCCAGGATATCCTGGCGGCCAACGGTACCAAGCTGCTGGCGCGTGGTGCCCGTATCGATAGCCGCAGCAGCGAGCTGCTGGCCAATCACCGCTTGCGCCAGCCGCTGGAAACCCAGCTGCAGGTCGATACCTCCAGCTTGCTGGCGCACCTGCGCGAGGGGATGCAGCAGTTGCTGGCCGACGACCCGCTGCTGGCCGCCTGGCTGGAGCAGGGCCAGCGCGCGCTGCAACGCGAGCTGGTGGTGCTGTCCTTGCCCCCCTTGGCTGCACAGGCTCTGCAGCTGATCGCCAACCGCTTTCCCGACGTGTTCCGCCACAGCCTGCGCGTGGCCGCACTCGCGTGGAGCCTGGCGCCGTCGCCACGCGATGCCCAGCTGCTGCTGGTGGCCGGCTTGCTGCACGATGTGGGCTATTTGTATCTGGACCCCGCTATCTGGCAGCAGGGCGGGCCGCTGTCGGCCGACGCCTGGCGCCAGTTCGATGCCCATCCGCTCATCGGTTATGTGTGGGCCAGCGAGCTACGCGCCGTGCCGCCGGAGGTGGCCAACCTGATCTTGCAGCACCACGAGCGGGTGGACGGCAGCGGCTACCCGCGGCAATTGCGTGGCGAGGCGGTGGGCCACAACGCCGAGGTACTGGCGCTGGCCGAGATGGCGGCCGGTATCTTCGAGCACGCCCGCCAGCCGGTGGGGCAGCTGCAAGTGGCGTTGAAATTGTTGCCCGGCCAGTTTTCGGCGGCGGTGCGGGTGCCTGCCCAGCTACGGGCAGCGCGCTTGCCGCGCGAAAGCGGCTTGTTACAGCCGGTAGACGCGCTGCAGTCGTCGCTGCACCAGCTGCTGCTGCGTTTTGCACGGGTGCACGAAGTGATGCAGCACATCGAGTCGCAGACAATGGGCGAAGCCGGTTGGCAGCTTTTTGGCCACCTGGCGATGCGGCTCAACAGCATCCAGCGCGCGTTCAATAGTGTTGGGCTGGACATGCTGACCAAGCACGCGCCCGAAGGCGAGGGCCACGAGCCGCTGTGGCAGGAGCTGGCGTGGGTGATCAACGAAACCAACTGGCTGTCGCGCCACCTGTCGCGCGACCTGACCCGGCAGCGCCTGAAGTTGGCCGCAGCCGAATCCGAGCTGTTCGAGCCGCTGGTCGTGCTGTTTCTTGGCCTGACCAGCAAAACGGTAACGGCCGGCTTATAG
- a CDS encoding TIGR02450 family Trp-rich protein, which translates to MPVNHKKLQGSKWTAVTPREREKHFLVVKVEYDADDAQKPLRVTLEAVLSRRHFTLPWRELGDTAQWQPGWL; encoded by the coding sequence ATGCCGGTGAACCATAAAAAACTGCAAGGCAGCAAATGGACTGCTGTCACCCCGCGCGAGCGCGAAAAACACTTTCTGGTGGTGAAGGTGGAATACGACGCCGACGACGCGCAGAAACCGCTGCGCGTCACGCTGGAGGCGGTGCTATCGCGCCGCCACTTCACCCTGCCCTGGCGCGAGCTGGGCGACACGGCACAGTGGCAGCCAGGCTGGCTATAA
- a CDS encoding inositol monophosphatase family protein: MHPMLNVAVKAARRAANVIQRASLNLDTVRVEKKKHNDFVSEVDQAAEQAIIDVILDAYPKHAILAEESGGRGLGTSEYEWIIDPIDGTTNFIHGHPQYCISIALAHRGQIQQAVVYDPNRNDMFTASRGVGAFLNDRRIRVSKRINMNECLIATGFPVVDQSMLDTHLAILKDVIGKTAGARREGSAALDLCNVACGRVDGFFEFNLKPWDIAAGSLIVQEAGGIVTNMHGEDGWFESGDIVAAPPKVLGQLLPLIAPHVKSA; this comes from the coding sequence ATGCATCCAATGCTCAATGTCGCGGTAAAAGCCGCTCGCCGTGCAGCCAACGTTATCCAGCGTGCATCGCTGAACCTGGATACCGTGCGTGTTGAAAAGAAAAAACACAACGACTTCGTGTCCGAAGTTGATCAAGCTGCCGAACAAGCCATCATTGATGTCATTCTGGATGCCTATCCGAAGCATGCGATTCTAGCAGAAGAGTCCGGCGGCCGCGGTCTGGGCACCTCCGAGTACGAGTGGATCATCGACCCGATCGATGGCACCACCAACTTCATCCACGGCCATCCGCAATACTGCATTTCCATCGCGCTGGCACACCGCGGCCAGATCCAGCAGGCTGTGGTTTACGACCCGAACCGCAACGATATGTTCACCGCCAGCCGTGGCGTGGGCGCGTTCCTGAACGACCGTCGTATCCGCGTCTCCAAACGCATCAACATGAACGAATGCCTGATCGCCACCGGTTTCCCGGTAGTAGACCAGAGCATGCTGGACACCCATCTGGCCATCCTGAAAGACGTGATCGGCAAAACCGCCGGCGCCCGTCGTGAAGGCTCTGCCGCACTGGACCTGTGCAACGTGGCCTGCGGCCGCGTGGATGGTTTCTTCGAATTCAACCTGAAGCCATGGGACATCGCTGCGGGTAGCCTGATCGTGCAAGAGGCTGGCGGCATCGTCACCAATATGCACGGTGAAGACGGCTGGTTCGAAAGCGGCGACATCGTGGCTGCCCCGCCAAAAGTACTGGGCCAGCTGCTGCCGCTGATTGCCCCGCACGTGAAGAGCGCCTAA